The stretch of DNA cgcctcgtgccgccgcctcggtcaCGGGGATGACcacgtacgacgacgacgacgggtggaCGATCTCGGGGTGGACAATCTCAGTCGGGTCTGAGCCGGTCgaatccgccgtcgccgccgggcaggaggcgaggaccgcgcggtagccgtcgagggcgtgcgcgagtgcccccgcggcgctgtgcgCGTACGCGCCGCGTCTGCACCCGaacatcgccgcgtccgccgatCGGAAGTGACgaatcgtcgcggcgagcgcgtcgagatcGACCCTGGTGAGGGGCGGCGTCTTTGACCGAGCGGCTTTGACGTCTTCGCGATTCAAAGACGAACCCTCGCtgcacgcgtccaccgcggctgcCACCTGGTCGAGCCTCGACGCCAGTCCGGCGGTGCCCCCGTTCGGGTACCTCGCCCGGAGCCACGCGCGGCCGTACGCGTCCCCTACGCCGCactgcgcgagctcctgcgcGATCCTGTCGAAAACAGGCACGGGATAGtacgcgcccgtcgaggacgattCGCGAGCTCGCTCGCACCCGcgatcggcgacgaggacgtcctcggcggctcccgcgagGAAGGAAAGtatcgcggtggcggtggcgagtCTGGAGccgggcggggcgtcggcctcgtcgtccatcgcgggtgccagcgacgcgtcgctcagGCATCTAAACCCGTCGATCGCGGTTTGGCTTCGCAGCGCCGTGTCCATCGCGGAGAGGTGCGATTTAAGCCGAGCGAGCCGGGTcgctgccgcggcgaacgcgcccgggcccacgagctgcgcgagcccgttcccgcccccgacgcggcacgtctcgacgaccgcgccgaacgccgtGAGGTTGAGGCCGTGCACGAGGTGTTCATTCCGGCTGTCGTTTCctcccccggcgtcgtcggctgTCTCCCTCTCGTTTATTTCCGTCGCGAGAAAAGCGAGGCGCGCGTGTCGCAGTccgcacgcgtcgagctccgcgtccgaccacgtcgacgtcgcctccACGAGTTCGTCGAAGGGAAGCGAgagcgcgttcctcgccgccaggCTCCTCGCGATGTACCCGCTCCAACGGTAGCACGAAAACCCCGAGTTTGAGGATGAGGAGgttgaggaggaggaggagggggaggaggaggaggtttCGAGTCGCGCGGcaaggacggcgcgcgcctctcgaagttcgtccgcgagggaccACGttccgccctcgcgtcgcgccgtcggcgacgcgggcgcgtcgggcgcgacggcgagggcggcgtcgagttCCACCGCGAGCCAGTGgaacagcgccgcgaggttttcggcgtcctcgaggagggcgggcggggcgggggccgGGTCTccggcctcgtcggcgcgcggcgtggtgtcgtcggcgctccgctcgagcaccgccgcggacccgcagagggcgagcaccgccgcgcgcgtcgaggcgagggtccgcgcgagcgcgtcgccgcccccgcgcgcgtccaccgcggcggcggcgaggggcgccagcccacccgccgcgagctccgcgcccgacgcgcggaccctcgcgacgagctcgcggggcAGCGAGGGGCTctcagcgacggcggcgagggggtTAACcgacgtcggggcggcggcggacgcgagcgcggggaggagcgcgacgacgaggaggaggaggcgggggggAAGGGGGTGCGCTCGCCGCTGCACCATCGCCCGCTCGTGCGAGGGTCACCGAGGCGTCACTCGCGCGGAGGGCTTCTGCGGCTGAGAGGGCTCGGCTGGATTGGCGGCCCTCTCGGAGTCTTCTCGGAACCGCCGACGCTCTTCTTTCGACTGATGGACGGGCAGGGCGTTTGTCGCCCCCGTGATCATATTAATAAAAAAGTTCTCTCTGCGGGTGGATGTTAGTCGCCCCGCCGGCCTCTCAGTCCTTGACGAGGCAGGCCCTGAAGCCCTCCTCCAGCTCCTTGCGGTTCAGGTTCCGTCCGATGAACACCATCCTGTTCACCCtcggctcgtcggcgccccacTCCACCGACGAGGGTCCGAAGTTGATGTGCTCGTGAACGCCCTGGAACACAAACTTGGTGTTCCCCTGGTCCTTGAAGCACAGCACACCCTTGCTGCGGTAGATGCTCTTGGCGTTCTCCTGGAGCACCGTCATCATGAAGGTGTTGACCTGGTTGAagtcgagctcgccctccgcgaggATACCGACGGAGGACACGCCGGTGAGGTCGTGCCTCTTCTTGCGcggcttcttcgcggcgggctcgccgtGGCCGTGGCCGTGGCCGTGATCCTCGTGGCATTCCGTCTTGCCGCCGTCGTGCGAGTGGCCGTGgccgtggtcgccgccgtcggccgcggcgccgtcgtgcgccgcggtggccgccgcgtgtccttcctcgtcctccaAGAAATCCGGGTCCACCTCCAGGGTCTTCTCGATGGAAAACGAGGAAACCCCGAGGACCttgtcgaggtcgacgacggagtTGGTGGTCTTGATCACCTCCGCCACGCCGTTGATGGACCGCACCTGttccatcaccgccgcgagctcggtgTCGGACACGAGATCGATCTTGTTGAGCAGGATGCGGTCGGCGAAGGCCACCTGCTGCACCGCCTCGttgacggcgccgtcgggcttctcctcctcgaggtgCAGGCCGATGTGCTTAGCGTCGGCGAGGCAGAGGATGGAGTCGATGCGGTAGTGATCCGCGATCTCGGGGTTGATGAAGAAGGtgaacgcgacgggcgcgggatcgGCGAGGCCGGTGGTCTCGATGATGACGTGGTCGAACTTCTTGGTCTTGTCCTTGAGCGTAAGCAGCGCTCggacgagatcgccgcggacggtgCAGCACACGCACCCGTTGTCCATGGTGATGATGTTCTCCTGCTCCTTGATgttctcgccgacgagggcgtcgtcgatggagaCGGCGCCGAACTCGTTCTCGATGACGGCGATGAGCTTACCGTGGTCGCCCTTGAGGATGTGGTTCACCAGCGTGGTCTTGCCCGCGCCCAGGAAACCCGTCACGATCTGTTGGATGGGGGGCAGGGGACCGCGGGTCAGCGCGTGTTTGTCAAAGAGCACACGcacgcgtgcgcgtggatCATACGGGTAGATGGTCAGTCACGATATGGGACGGCatcgggcgtcggcgtcgccttcGTCCCGCTGCAACCCCGAGATCGATCGGATGGAACCCCGCGGAAAGGGTTGGAAAACAGGAAAATTGAAGCGacggccgcccgcgcgatcgtcgcgaggacGGAGACTCCGACGCTCCACGACGCgatccgcgagcgtcgagaTCACCCCGACTGCACGTACCGTGACGGGGAGCTTCTCGGCATCGGTGGGTCCGTCCATCGTCCGTGTGCGAGAGGCGGCGTGTGTCAACACTTGTGGCGCCACGTGCCGGCGTGCGTCGCAC from Micromonas commoda chromosome 3, complete sequence encodes:
- a CDS encoding predicted protein, translating into MVQRRAHPLPPRLLLLVVALLPALASAAAPTSVNPLAAVAESPSLPRELVARVRASGAELAAGGLAPLAAAAVDARGGGDALARTLASTRAAVLALCGSAAVLERSADDTTPRADEAGDPAPAPPALLEDAENLAALFHWLAVELDAALAVAPDAPASPTARREGGTWSLADELREARAVLAARLETSSSSPSSSSSTSSSSNSGFSCYRWSGYIARSLAARNALSLPFDELVEATSTWSDAELDACGLRHARLAFLATEINERETADDAGGGNDSRNEHLVHGLNLTAFGAVVETCRVGGGNGLAQLVGPGAFAAAATRLARLKSHLSAMDTALRSQTAIDGFRCLSDASLAPAMDDEADAPPGSRLATATAILSFLAGAAEDVLVADRGCERARESSSTGAYYPVPVFDRIAQELAQCGVGDAYGRAWLRARYPNGGTAGLASRLDQVAAAVDACSEGSSLNREDVKAARSKTPPLTRVDLDALAATIRHFRSADAAMFGCRRGAYAHSAAGALAHALDGYRAVLASCPAATADSTGSDPTEIVHPEIVHPSSSSYVVIPVTEAAARGEGVKGRGRFEPGGGAGFVGVVSASCVLAVGGVAFCVARYLQTRRDRSVRGPWRKMDAAGGDLGRPPRVPPSGPGPGGRAPFAFSARRFYRHLQAGSVGDLPLVEDLDRASGVSTESEGNDRVDTPPLRMGNVVDLPSPRTNRRSNSISEPATRPPPAVTPDDLVLRGFAGGISEPKPRHPSRHSTPYHGLRSVGELRVNIPVGAFRETADGRRPTTPPAGASGAAPFFGGEKRLTHP
- a CDS encoding predicted protein, which produces MDGPTDAEKLPVTIVTGFLGAGKTTLVNHILKGDHGKLIAVIENEFGAVSIDDALVGENIKEQENIITMDNGCVCCTVRGDLVRALLTLKDKTKKFDHVIIETTGLADPAPVAFTFFINPEIADHYRIDSILCLADAKHIGLHLEEEKPDGAVNEAVQQVAFADRILLNKIDLVSDTELAAVMEQVRSINGVAEVIKTTNSVVDLDKVLGVSSFSIEKTLEVDPDFLEDEEGHAAATAAHDGAAADGGDHGHGHSHDGGKTECHEDHGHGHGHGEPAAKKPRKKRHDLTGVSSVGILAEGELDFNQVNTFMMTVLQENAKSIYRSKGVLCFKDQGNTKFVFQGVHEHINFGPSSVEWGADEPRVNRMVFIGRNLNRKELEEGFRACLVKD